The following are encoded in a window of Streptomyces sp. Go-475 genomic DNA:
- a CDS encoding LmbU family transcriptional regulator, translated as MLFTAKQSFRTWEELGTELFSFADSSTWWIADWLVYGESVFQDRYEEAIKRTSLSYQTLRNYSWVARAFPLSRRRQGLSFSHHLEVVALEEPEQDYWLRKAEELGWSRNKLRREVRSSLLMRQSELTQSGAGGDEESGAVARTAAGSTSTLLRRDATSTAEARSLILQFSADELAGMGRAARRDSESVEAWVAKVVRRAIDCS; from the coding sequence TTGCTGTTCACGGCCAAGCAGAGCTTCAGAACCTGGGAAGAGCTCGGTACCGAACTGTTCTCTTTTGCCGACTCCTCCACCTGGTGGATCGCCGATTGGCTGGTCTACGGAGAGTCCGTATTCCAGGACCGCTACGAGGAAGCCATCAAGCGGACCTCGCTCAGTTACCAGACTCTGCGCAACTACAGCTGGGTTGCGCGTGCGTTTCCGTTGTCCCGCAGGCGTCAAGGTCTGAGCTTCAGCCACCACCTCGAAGTTGTGGCACTGGAGGAACCGGAGCAGGACTACTGGCTGCGGAAGGCGGAAGAACTGGGCTGGAGCAGAAACAAGCTGCGCCGGGAAGTTCGCAGCAGTCTGCTCATGCGGCAGAGCGAGCTGACGCAGTCCGGTGCCGGGGGTGACGAGGAGTCAGGTGCCGTCGCCCGCACAGCGGCCGGGTCGACGTCGACGCTGCTCCGGCGTGACGCCACCTCCACGGCCGAAGCCCGCTCGCTGATACTTCAGTTCTCAGCCGATGAGCTGGCAGGTATGGGGAGGGCCGCCAGGAGGGACAGCGAGTCGGTCGAGGCCTGGGTGGCGAAGGTCGTACGGCGCGCCATCGACTGTTCCTGA
- a CDS encoding class I SAM-dependent methyltransferase encodes MTDKDKQQNFLDYLKTKEAFDAKVAEIDQIDKFDTSFGVETSTPFESWDAGKTDNFDLLNNYRYSPSPTGTLRAVISQVPVDYEEVTFIDFGSGKGRALLVASEFPFKKIIGVELSGHLCNIATQNVMQYDSASKRCNDIEIRHQSAEEFEIPDDSGVFYFYEPFSSTVTERVLENIERSIRRVPRAAVICLVGRALVPVVEGRAPWVPFGPVVQSPDDHYFDARLFAVHVGGAHTDGSGSAS; translated from the coding sequence GTGACCGACAAAGATAAGCAGCAGAACTTCCTCGATTACCTGAAAACCAAGGAAGCATTCGACGCCAAGGTTGCCGAGATCGACCAGATCGACAAATTCGACACTTCTTTCGGAGTGGAAACAAGCACTCCCTTCGAAAGCTGGGACGCCGGCAAGACCGACAATTTCGACCTGCTCAACAACTACCGATACTCCCCCTCGCCCACCGGAACCCTGAGGGCGGTGATATCACAGGTTCCCGTCGACTACGAGGAGGTGACGTTCATCGATTTCGGCTCCGGCAAGGGCCGTGCGCTTCTGGTGGCTTCCGAATTTCCATTCAAGAAAATCATCGGAGTCGAGCTTTCCGGGCACCTCTGCAATATTGCCACACAAAATGTGATGCAGTATGACTCCGCTTCGAAGAGGTGCAACGATATCGAAATACGCCACCAGAGCGCCGAAGAATTCGAAATCCCGGACGATTCGGGCGTATTCTACTTCTATGAGCCCTTCAGTTCGACTGTGACAGAACGGGTGCTGGAAAATATCGAGCGCTCCATCAGACGCGTCCCGCGAGCGGCCGTCATCTGCCTGGTGGGGCGGGCTCTCGTCCCCGTCGTCGAAGGGCGAGCGCCGTGGGTGCCCTTCGGCCCCGTGGTGCAGTCACCAGATGACCACTATTTCGATGCGCGCCTTTTCGCGGTCCACGTCGGTGGCGCGCACACAGATGGATCCGGCTCCGCGTCTTGA
- a CDS encoding non-ribosomal peptide synthetase: MTFQGSANPASLSQQRVWFTEQLLPGTSRNNLCVQFVVHGELDVPTLERAVNDVIERHEVLRTRFGILGDALVQDVLDQARVTVQQLDAADEESVFAKAAELAREPFDLSDAPLVRAGLVQCGSGTRIVVFALHHVVADVRSLDIFLREVVEMYRKDRAGGVPDLLDLPPIRYVDFAARQREWANTPQAVERRAAQIRELSEFPAVVDLPADRPRPAVQTFAVASAHWRTSSALVHELEKVTREHGATLETMVLASFSAVVSLWSRQSRLLVATPVANRSPVETERLVGPFENTLVIPADMTGDPSFAGYLERVRDAHQRVASENVPFEEVIDGVAPERSLSHNPLVQVMAAFEEASVLHTELPEAELELIDHQTGTAQFDLVLNVTPLGGGLDCRLQYATDLFDQDTAERFIRHLRRLWEVVAARPDASVGSIDLADLEERAVLSTLGTGPTRPVDPRALPARLSETARSRPDAVAVKASDGTYTYAQLIERAEAIGAALTARGLRPGDLVGVALPRGRDLPAGLLGVWAAGGTYVPLDPAYPRARLEHMTQDAGIKVLLSTCELADRIPVPADTEVLVLDGPAVPLPAEKPAPVTCGDHLAYVMYTSGSTGRPKGVMVSHKSLGNLLDDFMSESGFGTRDRMLALTSLSFDIAGLELWLPLLAGGTLVIGPPGVGGDPERLHRLLSDEKVTVVQATPATWKLYASSHRVAPPALRQIWSGGEHLPHSLARALTAMGPEVHNLYGPTETTIWSTRAVLRRLDSVTGIGRPISNTRLFVVNADGRPVPMGIPGELCIGGAGLALGYLGRPDLTAQRFVDIEGLPVYRTGDLVRWRSDGNLEYLGRLDDQVKIRGHRVEPGEVDAMARACPDVRDASTLAVTTSAGEEQLVTFVTPEKGADQADNTTEDWRVIWENTYAEGEPAAEDDFDLKGWQSSYSKQPLPEAEMRDWVTQTVDRIAGTGARTFAEIGCGTGLLLLRLAPAADRYLGIDFSAEAIGHVRSAVARRGLSSQVRLATAAAQQIGDVADGELFDCVVINSVAQYFPGRDYLTEVLTEASKIVVPGGHIYVGDLRSLKLAEAFHISVLEMDDRLGTEELRALAARHALEDDELLIDPGYFAELQDALPAVTGIQGWLKAPGYDNEMTRFRYDVLLKIGGEVPDRPQPCEYLGWEEVSDLEGLDRLLGASSSAAVVVDGIPNARVARFAHLASGDEMPPFVCLPEELDEVAARHGWDTRHAWSSRFPRQGRIRTTFTHRSRWSGHFIHERPTIDGPTSNDPGQGARLQVLKHSARAFLRQNLPAYMVPNRVLTLPEFPLTPNGKTDRNALKAIARQQVSSTDHVLPSGPVQNLLHEIWCEVLNVSRVSVVENIFDAGTTSLLVVRIRQELRDRHGIDIPLTSFFACPTISSLAQTLDPGMERHHSDGRPASPRAQNATAARRRQRRRQ; the protein is encoded by the coding sequence ATGACGTTCCAGGGAAGTGCAAACCCGGCCTCTCTGTCGCAGCAGCGCGTTTGGTTCACCGAACAGTTGCTGCCCGGGACCTCCAGGAACAACCTGTGTGTGCAGTTCGTCGTACACGGCGAGCTGGATGTGCCGACTCTCGAGCGCGCGGTCAACGACGTCATCGAACGGCATGAGGTCCTGAGAACCAGATTCGGGATCCTGGGTGACGCCCTCGTCCAGGATGTGCTGGACCAGGCCCGGGTCACTGTGCAACAGCTCGACGCAGCCGACGAAGAATCTGTCTTCGCCAAAGCCGCGGAACTTGCCCGAGAGCCATTCGATCTGAGCGACGCGCCCTTGGTGCGCGCTGGCCTGGTGCAGTGCGGCAGCGGCACCAGGATTGTGGTGTTCGCGCTGCACCACGTCGTGGCTGACGTCCGGTCTCTGGACATCTTTCTGCGTGAGGTCGTGGAGATGTACCGAAAGGACAGGGCAGGCGGCGTCCCGGACCTGCTTGATCTGCCGCCGATCCGCTACGTCGACTTCGCGGCAAGGCAACGTGAGTGGGCGAATACGCCGCAGGCCGTCGAACGACGGGCCGCACAGATACGCGAGCTCTCGGAATTCCCCGCTGTGGTCGACCTCCCGGCCGACCGCCCCCGGCCGGCCGTGCAGACGTTTGCAGTGGCGTCCGCGCACTGGCGTACCTCGTCAGCTCTGGTACACGAGCTCGAGAAGGTGACGCGCGAGCACGGAGCGACCCTCGAGACGATGGTTCTGGCGTCGTTCTCGGCCGTGGTGAGTCTCTGGTCGAGGCAGTCACGGCTACTGGTGGCGACCCCGGTGGCCAACCGCTCGCCCGTCGAAACCGAGCGGCTGGTCGGCCCCTTCGAGAACACCCTCGTGATCCCGGCGGACATGACGGGAGACCCGTCCTTCGCCGGGTACCTCGAGCGCGTACGTGACGCGCACCAAAGAGTCGCGTCAGAGAACGTCCCGTTCGAGGAGGTCATCGACGGTGTTGCGCCCGAGCGCAGCCTGTCTCATAACCCGCTGGTGCAGGTGATGGCGGCATTCGAGGAAGCCTCCGTGCTTCATACGGAACTGCCCGAGGCCGAACTGGAACTGATCGACCATCAGACGGGAACCGCACAGTTCGACCTGGTACTGAACGTCACCCCGCTCGGCGGCGGTCTGGACTGCCGGCTTCAGTATGCGACCGACCTCTTCGACCAGGACACAGCGGAGCGGTTCATCAGGCATCTGCGGCGGCTGTGGGAGGTTGTCGCCGCCAGACCGGATGCCAGTGTCGGGAGCATCGACCTGGCAGACCTGGAGGAGCGGGCCGTGCTCTCCACACTCGGCACGGGCCCCACGCGCCCGGTCGATCCCCGCGCGCTCCCCGCCAGGCTGTCCGAGACCGCGCGCAGTCGGCCAGACGCCGTTGCGGTGAAGGCATCCGACGGCACCTACACCTACGCGCAGCTCATCGAGCGAGCGGAGGCGATCGGTGCGGCGTTGACGGCCCGTGGGCTGCGGCCGGGCGATCTGGTCGGCGTAGCCCTTCCGCGTGGCCGCGACCTGCCGGCAGGTCTGCTCGGCGTCTGGGCTGCGGGAGGAACGTACGTACCCCTTGACCCCGCGTACCCCAGAGCCCGGCTGGAGCACATGACGCAGGACGCGGGCATCAAGGTCCTGCTGAGCACGTGCGAGCTCGCGGACCGCATCCCCGTGCCCGCAGATACTGAAGTGCTGGTGCTGGACGGACCTGCTGTCCCGCTTCCAGCCGAGAAGCCGGCCCCCGTGACATGCGGCGATCACCTGGCCTACGTGATGTACACCTCCGGCTCGACCGGCCGCCCCAAGGGAGTGATGGTCAGCCATAAGAGCCTCGGGAACCTTCTGGACGACTTCATGTCCGAGTCCGGGTTCGGCACGCGTGACCGGATGCTCGCACTGACATCCTTGTCCTTCGACATCGCAGGGCTGGAACTCTGGCTCCCGCTGCTGGCCGGAGGAACACTGGTGATCGGGCCGCCAGGTGTCGGCGGCGACCCGGAGCGGCTCCACAGACTTCTCTCGGACGAGAAAGTCACAGTGGTGCAGGCCACTCCAGCGACCTGGAAGCTCTACGCGTCGTCCCACCGCGTCGCGCCGCCTGCGCTCCGGCAGATATGGAGTGGTGGCGAGCACTTGCCGCACTCGCTCGCCCGGGCGCTGACCGCGATGGGGCCTGAAGTGCACAACCTCTATGGACCGACGGAGACCACCATATGGTCGACGCGTGCAGTGCTGCGGCGGCTCGACAGCGTCACCGGAATCGGGCGGCCCATTTCCAACACTCGCCTGTTCGTCGTCAATGCCGATGGCCGGCCGGTTCCCATGGGGATACCTGGAGAGTTGTGCATCGGCGGTGCGGGGCTGGCGCTGGGCTACCTCGGCCGCCCCGATCTGACCGCACAGCGGTTCGTCGATATCGAAGGGCTGCCCGTCTACCGCACCGGAGACCTCGTCAGGTGGCGGTCCGACGGGAATCTGGAGTATCTCGGGCGTCTCGACGACCAGGTGAAGATCCGTGGGCACCGAGTGGAACCCGGGGAAGTCGACGCGATGGCCCGAGCCTGCCCTGACGTCCGGGACGCCAGCACGCTGGCCGTGACGACCTCCGCAGGAGAGGAGCAGCTGGTCACCTTCGTGACGCCGGAGAAGGGCGCGGATCAAGCCGATAACACCACAGAAGACTGGCGTGTCATCTGGGAGAACACCTATGCCGAAGGCGAACCCGCCGCAGAAGATGACTTCGATCTGAAGGGCTGGCAGAGCAGCTACTCCAAACAGCCACTGCCGGAGGCGGAGATGCGGGACTGGGTGACGCAGACCGTTGACAGAATCGCCGGGACGGGCGCTCGCACCTTCGCGGAGATCGGCTGCGGCACCGGATTGCTGCTGCTGCGCCTGGCTCCTGCGGCCGACCGCTATCTGGGTATCGACTTCTCCGCAGAGGCCATTGGTCATGTGAGGAGCGCGGTCGCCCGGCGAGGGCTCAGCAGCCAGGTGCGGTTGGCCACGGCAGCCGCCCAGCAGATCGGGGACGTCGCCGACGGGGAGCTCTTCGACTGCGTAGTGATCAACTCTGTTGCCCAGTACTTCCCTGGCCGGGACTATCTCACGGAAGTCTTGACCGAAGCGAGCAAGATCGTTGTTCCTGGCGGACATATCTACGTCGGCGACCTGCGGAGCCTGAAACTCGCGGAGGCGTTCCATATCAGTGTGCTGGAAATGGATGACCGACTGGGGACCGAGGAACTGCGTGCCCTCGCTGCACGGCACGCACTGGAGGACGATGAACTCCTCATCGACCCCGGGTACTTCGCAGAGCTTCAGGACGCGCTTCCGGCGGTGACCGGGATCCAGGGATGGCTCAAGGCCCCCGGATACGACAACGAGATGACGCGTTTCCGCTACGACGTCCTGCTGAAGATCGGTGGGGAGGTACCGGATCGGCCGCAGCCCTGTGAGTACCTCGGCTGGGAGGAGGTCTCCGACCTTGAGGGCCTGGACAGACTGCTCGGCGCGTCGAGTTCCGCCGCGGTCGTCGTCGACGGCATTCCGAATGCCCGCGTCGCACGCTTCGCCCACCTAGCGTCGGGTGATGAGATGCCCCCCTTCGTGTGCTTGCCGGAGGAACTCGACGAAGTGGCAGCTCGGCACGGCTGGGACACTCGGCATGCCTGGTCCTCTCGCTTCCCGCGGCAAGGACGCATACGGACGACCTTCACTCACCGCAGCCGGTGGAGCGGACACTTCATTCACGAGCGGCCGACGATCGACGGGCCGACGAGCAACGACCCTGGGCAGGGAGCTCGGCTGCAGGTGCTGAAACACAGCGCACGAGCCTTCCTTCGGCAGAACCTGCCCGCATACATGGTGCCGAACCGGGTGCTGACCCTGCCGGAATTTCCGCTGACCCCGAACGGGAAGACCGACCGGAACGCCTTGAAGGCCATCGCTCGACAGCAGGTATCCAGTACGGATCACGTCCTTCCGAGTGGACCTGTTCAAAATCTTCTGCACGAGATCTGGTGTGAAGTGCTGAACGTCTCTCGAGTCAGCGTCGTGGAGAACATCTTCGACGCCGGCACCACATCCCTGCTGGTGGTGCGTATACGCCAGGAACTCCGTGATCGGCATGGCATCGACATCCCGCTGACTTCCTTCTTCGCCTGTCCGACGATCTCGTCACTCGCTCAAACTCTCGACCCGGGAATGGAACGTCACCATTCCGACGGTCGGCCTGCAAGCCCTCGTGCGCAAAATGCCACAGCCGCGCGTCGTCGGCAGCGCCGCCGGCAGTGA
- a CDS encoding SDR family oxidoreductase, with protein sequence MNRAVDQRPVAVVSGGSRGLGLALVADFLERGYRVETFSRTESAELTALREATAPDTLFWSSVDGTNAEAVEEFARAAVRRHRRVDVLVNNAATGLEGLLTLTAPAAIDTALQTNVTLPVLLTRACLKPMLARRTGVVINLSSINALRGQTGVAVYGAAKAALDGLTRGLAREVGPAGVRVISVAPGYFDSEMTAGISEAQRRRIERRTPLGRLGSIEDVLGVIRFLTSPGASFITGQTITVDGGYTC encoded by the coding sequence GTGAACCGCGCCGTGGATCAGCGTCCGGTGGCGGTCGTCAGCGGAGGCAGCCGAGGTCTGGGACTGGCTCTGGTGGCCGACTTCCTGGAGCGCGGTTACCGCGTGGAGACCTTCAGCCGGACCGAGTCCGCCGAACTCACCGCGCTTCGTGAAGCGACCGCTCCCGACACGCTGTTCTGGTCCTCGGTCGACGGAACGAACGCCGAGGCGGTCGAAGAGTTCGCCCGTGCAGCCGTGCGTCGCCACCGGCGCGTCGACGTGCTGGTGAACAACGCGGCGACCGGGCTCGAGGGCCTGCTGACCCTGACCGCCCCTGCGGCCATCGACACGGCACTGCAGACCAACGTGACACTGCCGGTTCTGCTCACCCGGGCCTGTCTCAAGCCCATGCTGGCCCGCCGGACCGGTGTGGTGATCAATCTGTCCTCCATCAACGCGTTGCGCGGACAGACCGGCGTCGCCGTGTACGGGGCGGCGAAAGCGGCACTCGACGGGCTTACTCGAGGTCTTGCCCGTGAAGTCGGCCCTGCCGGGGTCCGGGTGATCAGTGTCGCTCCCGGATATTTCGACAGCGAGATGACCGCGGGCATCAGCGAGGCCCAACGCCGCCGCATCGAGCGCCGGACACCGTTGGGCCGACTCGGGTCCATTGAGGACGTGCTCGGCGTGATCAGGTTTCTCACCTCGCCCGGGGCGAGTTTCATCACCGGCCAGACCATCACCGTCGACGGTGGCTACACCTGCTGA
- a CDS encoding class I adenylate-forming enzyme family protein, with protein sequence MDWLLSQLRGRSDAEAMVGHGGSVTYAELAERTACWLAELTRLGVAAGESVAVVGNASPNMVALFVALAVRGAVVVPLAPADPPREQRERRIAAAHATRVVEFSGPDEWTVRTVATPDAPTPRLLAELAASGEAGLLLFSSGSTGESKAVLLSVPRLLDGFRASSRPRRTLQFMALDHIGGVNTLFRSLVGGGTVVTEPRRTPRHACEAIHRHGVQVLPTTPTFLNMVLLSGAYRHYDLSSLELITYGTEPMREITLAHAARVFPHVQFKQTYGLTETGILPTRSISSNSLRMDVGGRGFRTKVRDGVLWIKSPSAMLGYLNAPSPFDEEGWLNTGDAVDVAEDGTLRVLGRLSTLINVGGEKVSPAEVEDVLLRAGNVADVIVTGRSNAVTGQIVTATVELVEPEEKRALNRRLRQFCAEHLPPHKVPAVITVSDAPLHGERFKRMGGAV encoded by the coding sequence ATGGACTGGCTGTTGTCGCAACTTCGGGGTCGATCTGACGCTGAGGCCATGGTCGGGCACGGCGGTAGTGTCACGTACGCCGAACTCGCGGAGCGGACCGCCTGCTGGCTGGCCGAGCTGACCCGGCTCGGAGTAGCGGCAGGCGAGAGTGTGGCAGTCGTCGGGAACGCCTCACCGAACATGGTCGCGCTCTTCGTGGCACTCGCCGTCCGAGGCGCTGTCGTGGTCCCCCTCGCCCCCGCCGATCCGCCGAGGGAGCAGCGGGAGCGCCGGATCGCGGCTGCGCATGCGACCCGTGTCGTCGAGTTCAGCGGTCCTGATGAGTGGACGGTTCGGACCGTGGCGACACCGGACGCGCCAACGCCACGCCTGCTGGCCGAGCTCGCCGCCAGCGGAGAGGCTGGGCTGCTGCTGTTCTCCTCAGGCTCGACGGGCGAGAGCAAGGCTGTCCTGCTCTCGGTTCCGCGGTTGCTCGACGGCTTCCGTGCGTCGTCGCGCCCTCGGCGGACGCTGCAGTTCATGGCGCTCGACCACATCGGTGGAGTCAATACGTTGTTCCGCTCGCTCGTCGGGGGCGGCACGGTGGTCACCGAGCCGCGACGCACCCCTCGGCATGCGTGTGAGGCCATCCACCGTCATGGCGTGCAGGTTCTACCGACCACGCCGACCTTCCTCAACATGGTGTTGCTTTCCGGCGCTTACCGGCATTACGACCTGTCCTCGCTCGAGCTGATCACCTACGGCACGGAGCCCATGCGCGAGATCACCCTCGCGCACGCGGCCAGGGTGTTCCCTCATGTGCAGTTCAAGCAGACCTACGGACTCACCGAGACCGGCATCCTGCCCACGCGATCGATCTCGTCGAACTCGTTGCGGATGGACGTCGGAGGGCGGGGATTCCGGACGAAGGTGCGTGACGGGGTGCTCTGGATCAAATCGCCGAGCGCCATGCTCGGGTATCTCAACGCGCCCAGTCCGTTCGACGAGGAAGGGTGGCTCAACACCGGAGACGCGGTCGACGTGGCCGAGGACGGGACTCTCCGCGTCCTCGGGCGGCTGTCGACGCTGATCAATGTAGGGGGAGAGAAGGTGTCTCCGGCCGAGGTCGAGGATGTGCTGCTCCGGGCCGGCAATGTCGCCGACGTCATCGTGACCGGACGGTCGAACGCCGTCACCGGGCAGATCGTCACGGCCACGGTCGAGCTGGTCGAGCCGGAGGAGAAGAGGGCACTGAACCGACGGCTGCGCCAGTTCTGTGCCGAACACCTACCGCCTCACAAGGTTCCGGCCGTCATCACCGTCTCGGACGCTCCGTTGCACGGCGAGCGGTTCAAGCGCATGGGGGGTGCCGTGTGA
- a CDS encoding phosphopantetheine-binding protein, translating to MNKRDTVKAALLEIVNEVAGPVEHLDEDQLLVDQLGLESLHLARLVAVLEMELDTDPFSDTLPITSVRTVGDLLQAYDPVVLPRLGAGEPS from the coding sequence ATGAACAAGCGGGACACGGTCAAGGCCGCACTGCTCGAGATCGTGAACGAGGTGGCCGGCCCGGTCGAGCACCTGGACGAGGACCAGCTCCTCGTCGATCAGCTCGGTCTGGAATCGCTGCACCTCGCGCGGCTCGTCGCCGTACTGGAGATGGAGCTGGACACCGACCCGTTCTCCGACACATTGCCCATCACCAGTGTGCGCACGGTCGGTGACCTGCTGCAGGCGTACGACCCGGTCGTCCTGCCTCGCCTCGGTGCCGGCGAGCCGTCATGA